A stretch of Candidatus Bathyarchaeota archaeon DNA encodes these proteins:
- a CDS encoding cytidylate kinase-like family protein, which translates to MIIALSGELGAGCTEVATILSTKLGINFINSAAIIKSIVVEFRGVHPTESFMEFEQHVASGEIDLDKMIRSKIDELIKRGDLIIEGRSAFMLLDKPNVFKVLLVAPKEKRVRHIAKARNITIEEAEEAIRVSDSERKHMVEKLFKKDWLDPNNYDLVINTGTRTHEEAADLILYEIGRMKK; encoded by the coding sequence ATGATAATAGCCCTATCTGGCGAGTTAGGAGCCGGTTGCACAGAGGTTGCAACTATACTTTCAACCAAGCTCGGAATAAATTTCATAAACTCTGCAGCAATAATCAAGAGCATAGTAGTGGAGTTTAGAGGAGTTCACCCCACAGAGTCATTTATGGAATTCGAGCAGCATGTAGCATCAGGAGAGATTGATCTGGACAAAATGATTAGAAGTAAGATTGACGAGTTGATTAAAAGAGGCGATCTAATTATCGAGGGTCGATCCGCATTTATGCTTCTTGATAAACCTAACGTCTTTAAAGTTCTTCTAGTAGCCCCGAAAGAGAAAAGGGTGAGACATATAGCTAAGGCCAGAAATATAACTATCGAAGAAGCAGAGGAGGCAATTCGTGTAAGCGATAGTGAAAGAAAGCATATGGTTGAAAAACTCTTCAAGAAAGATTGGCTTGACCCCAATAACTATGATCTGGTAATCAATACGGGCACGAGAACTCATGAAGAGGCAGCTGATCTAATTCTCTATGAAATCGGAAGAATGAAGAAGTAA